The following proteins are encoded in a genomic region of Notolabrus celidotus isolate fNotCel1 chromosome 19, fNotCel1.pri, whole genome shotgun sequence:
- the LOC117831664 gene encoding progestin and adipoQ receptor family member 3-like produces the protein MLLKMPQKLLKSAHHIELGSYHHWPVLIPHRIRLYTYEQIPLFLKENPYITDGYRAHLPSKLCLRSIFILSNETVNIWSHLLGFLLFFSLGVNDLSSVLPASGAKREDYVIYAIGLFCFQVCMLCSVGYHLFACHRSEKTSRRWLALDYAGISVGILGCYVPGLFYAFYCNAFWRQVYLLTVLSLILAVFCAQVHPRYLSNDWRRIRVTIFCCVAGISVIPACHWVWLNGGLSTDVVQLFLPRVIVMYMIAGSAFLFYVTKIPERYFPGQMNYLGASHQLWHVLVVLMFYWWHQTAVHIMRFRHSRACPIQTNSSS, from the exons ATGCTGCTGAAGATGCCCCAGAAGCTGCTGAAGTCTGCCCACCACATAGAGCTGGGCAGCTATCATCACTGGCCTGTTTTGATACCACACAGGATAAGACTGTACACCTATGAACAAATCCCCCTCTTTCTGAAAGAGAACCCCTACATCACAGATGGCTACAGGGCTCACCTGCCCTCCAAGCTCTGCCTGAGGAG tATTTTTATTCTCTCCAATGAGACTGTGAATATCTGGAGCCACCTTCTGGGTttcctgctcttcttctctctggggGTAAATGATCTCTCCTCAGTATTGCCAGCCTCCGGCGCTAAGAGAGAGGACTACGTCATCTATGCCATAGGACTGTTCTGTTTCCAG GTGTGCATGTTGTGTTCTGTTGGGTATCACCTCTTCGCCTGCCACCGATCAGAAAAGACGAGCCGGCGCTGGCTGGCGTTGGACTATGCTGGCATCTCTGTTGGCATCCTGGGATGTTATGTGCCTGGGCTATTCTATGCTTTCTACTGTAATGCT TTTTGGCGACAGGTGTACCTGCTGACGGTGTTGTCCCTGATCCTGGCCGTCTTCTGCGCCCAGGTCCACCCTCGTTACCTCAGCAACGACTGGCGGAGGATACGGGTGACAATCTTCTGCTGTGTGGCTGGCATCAGTGTGATTCCTGCGTGTCACTGGGTTTGGCTCAATGGAGGATTATCCACTGATGTTGTACAG CTGTTCCTGCCTCGTGTGATCGTGATGTATATGATAGCTGGATCTGCCTTTTTGTTCTACGTCACCAAGATCCCTGAGCGCTATTTCCCTG GCCAGATGAACTATCTGGGTGCAAGCCACCAGTTGTGGCACGTTCTGGTGGTGTTGATGTTTTACTGGTGGCATCAGACAGCCGTACACATCATGCGCTTCAGGCACAGCCGGGCCTGCCCAATCCAgaccaacagcagcagctaa